In one Candidatus Neomarinimicrobiota bacterium genomic region, the following are encoded:
- the argH gene encoding argininosuccinate lyase codes for MKMKLWQKDYKLNEQIQDFTVGDDYILDQKLVRYDSLASIAHSKMLGKIGVLKKVETQKLVKELNHIIKLHEQGKFKISKEQEDCHTAIENHLTKKLGDLGKKIHTARSRNDQVLVALRLYYKEELRNCEVLVNELTQEIKNFLKKYGRVKLPGFTHTRKAMPSSISLWGNSFVDSMKDNLKTVTLALELIDQSPLGTGAGYGIPFKIDRNFTAKLLGFKKLQKNPIYVQNSRGKFESTLLHALTQIMFDLNKIASDLILFSLPELGYFELPEEFLTGSSMMPQKKNPDVLELLRAKYHITVSYEFQIKNIIGNLLSGYNRDLQLIKGPTMESIEITKESLSVMSLIFSELKVNKEKCSAALTKDVYATEEVYKLLKKGIPFREAYRIISKKY; via the coding sequence GTGAAAATGAAACTTTGGCAAAAAGACTACAAACTCAATGAACAAATTCAGGATTTTACAGTTGGGGATGATTATATCCTGGATCAGAAGTTAGTCAGATACGATAGTCTTGCCTCAATAGCTCATTCTAAAATGCTTGGCAAAATTGGTGTGTTGAAAAAAGTGGAAACACAAAAATTAGTCAAAGAACTTAACCATATAATTAAACTACACGAGCAAGGCAAGTTTAAAATCTCAAAAGAACAGGAAGATTGCCATACCGCCATTGAAAATCACCTGACAAAAAAGTTGGGAGATTTAGGCAAGAAGATACACACAGCCAGATCGCGGAATGATCAAGTACTCGTAGCTTTAAGACTGTACTACAAGGAAGAATTAAGAAACTGCGAAGTGTTAGTTAATGAGTTAACTCAGGAAATTAAAAATTTTCTCAAAAAGTATGGGAGAGTAAAACTACCCGGGTTTACCCATACAAGAAAAGCGATGCCTTCCTCGATTTCGCTATGGGGGAATTCGTTTGTTGACTCTATGAAGGATAATTTAAAAACTGTAACCCTTGCGTTAGAATTGATAGACCAGTCACCGCTGGGGACGGGAGCAGGATACGGAATACCATTTAAAATTGATAGGAATTTCACCGCTAAATTATTGGGATTTAAAAAACTGCAAAAGAATCCTATTTACGTGCAGAATAGCAGGGGGAAATTTGAATCAACACTGCTGCACGCACTGACCCAAATAATGTTTGATCTGAACAAGATAGCATCTGACCTCATTTTGTTTAGTCTTCCGGAACTTGGTTATTTTGAACTTCCTGAGGAATTCCTAACAGGAAGCTCAATGATGCCGCAAAAGAAAAATCCTGACGTTTTGGAATTATTAAGAGCGAAGTACCATATCACTGTTTCTTACGAATTCCAAATCAAGAATATAATTGGCAATCTCTTATCAGGCTATAATCGGGACCTACAGCTTATCAAGGGCCCAACAATGGAATCTATTGAAATAACAAAAGAAAGTTTATCCGTTATGAGCCTCATATTCAGTGAGTTAAAAGTAAATAAGGAGAAATGCAGCGCGGCTCTGACAAAAGATGTTTATGCGACTGAAGAAGTCTATAAATTACTGAAAAAAGGAATTCCATTCAGAGAAGCTTACAGAATTATTTCTAAGAAATATTAG
- a CDS encoding argininosuccinate synthase: MVKNLSKKKVILAYSGGLDTSVILKWLVNKGYDVICFVGNVGQKDDFKAVEKKAFKTGASKVYVEDLREEFVTDFIFPALRGNAIYEGRYLLGTSLARPLLGKKQIEIAAKEKAEYVSHGSTGKGNDQVRFELAYYSLNPNIKVISPWKNPEFLTEFKGRSDLINYAEKWNISVKASKAKPYSEDENLMHISHEAGILEDPLFRPPENMFSMTASPKKAPNKETIIEIHFEDGNPVKVKNKNDGTVKTNPLKLFMYLNELGSVNAIGRVDMVENRFIGIKSRGIYESPGATILWLAHRDLEGIAMDKEVMHIRDMLIPKLSELIYNGFWFSPEMDFIMSAFNKSQEAIDGKVILSLYKGNVNVIGRESHTSTYNQELSSMEVEGGFDATDSIGFININALRLKAHHLVLHKRKPYGWRKK; the protein is encoded by the coding sequence ATGGTGAAGAATTTGTCGAAGAAAAAAGTAATACTTGCCTATAGCGGAGGTTTGGATACATCCGTAATTTTAAAATGGTTAGTCAACAAAGGATATGATGTTATTTGTTTTGTTGGTAATGTCGGGCAAAAAGATGATTTCAAGGCAGTTGAAAAGAAGGCTTTCAAAACCGGAGCTTCAAAAGTTTATGTTGAAGATTTAAGAGAAGAATTTGTCACTGATTTTATATTCCCAGCCCTTCGCGGAAACGCCATTTATGAGGGAAGATACCTGCTCGGAACATCATTAGCCAGGCCCTTACTTGGGAAAAAACAAATTGAAATTGCAGCAAAAGAAAAAGCTGAATATGTATCTCACGGATCCACAGGCAAGGGTAACGATCAAGTTAGATTTGAACTTGCTTATTACTCGCTAAACCCGAATATAAAAGTTATTTCACCTTGGAAAAATCCTGAATTTCTGACAGAATTCAAAGGTAGAAGCGATCTCATTAATTATGCGGAAAAATGGAATATTTCTGTAAAGGCTTCTAAGGCAAAGCCTTATAGCGAAGATGAAAACTTGATGCATATCAGTCACGAGGCTGGAATATTAGAAGACCCCCTATTTCGACCACCAGAAAATATGTTTAGTATGACTGCTTCTCCGAAGAAAGCCCCAAACAAAGAAACAATAATTGAAATTCACTTCGAGGATGGGAATCCGGTAAAAGTTAAAAACAAAAACGATGGAACTGTAAAAACTAATCCGCTGAAATTATTTATGTATCTCAATGAATTAGGCAGCGTAAATGCAATTGGAAGAGTTGATATGGTTGAAAATAGATTTATTGGTATTAAATCCAGAGGTATTTATGAATCTCCCGGAGCAACTATTCTTTGGCTTGCTCATAGAGACCTTGAGGGGATTGCTATGGACAAAGAAGTGATGCACATAAGAGATATGCTTATACCAAAGTTATCAGAATTGATATACAATGGTTTTTGGTTTTCTCCGGAAATGGATTTTATAATGAGCGCATTCAATAAAAGCCAGGAAGCAATTGACGGAAAAGTAATTTTATCCTTATACAAAGGAAATGTTAACGTGATTGGCAGAGAATCACATACCTCTACATATAATCAAGAATTGTCCAGCATGGAGGTGGAAGGCGGATTTGATGCGACTGATTCTATTGGCTTTATCAACATTAATGCTCTAAGATTAAAAGCACATCACTTAGTATTACATAAGAGAAAACCGTATGGCTGGCGCAAAAAGTAA
- a CDS encoding alkaline phosphatase D family protein: MAIKLLRLFIFILTLSFLGCAGQNALFQEPIVGIMQDNQIPVLVKGITDGGVRINYKTVDEQTSVSTEWKNLSESDDFTTSLILNSIKADSKYEYQVEFSGGEQSEWFNFNSFPAQGESGKFSFVFSACQRENYLSNNIYEHIEKESPTFVALLGDQMYGDYDGNLNKLEEYLEDGAEMRKAKEEGAVILSDKTIMEAFRNKYHRTFGKDFQKMSSTVPILAVWDDHDYGKDNSDATYQYKEEAKKAFKENYPSYPYEVEDGGIYYSFSIADVDVFVLDTRWYRSPMENEDGENKTMLGGEQFAWLLNGLKQSPSAFKIIFSSVPMNDYGGDTSSGREGYDSWMGYNYERNKLISFIKENNIQGVLVFSGDQHYPSAHILNWQSPLTAVSETESSVDYSLTEMGTAIFDFSASPLNYKVTTGHPLIAENQENPDFSYEIYRTEWAKPENKIKDAPRRVASVYGVAEIDTKSSPKTVSVKFLELNAETSELVELYKIRLTLE, translated from the coding sequence ATGGCGATAAAACTATTAAGACTTTTTATCTTTATACTTACACTGAGTTTTTTGGGTTGTGCAGGGCAGAACGCGCTATTTCAAGAACCTATTGTAGGCATCATGCAGGATAATCAAATTCCTGTATTAGTAAAGGGGATTACCGATGGCGGAGTCCGCATCAATTATAAAACGGTAGATGAACAAACCAGTGTCTCAACTGAGTGGAAGAATCTTTCTGAATCGGATGATTTCACCACCAGTTTAATTCTCAATAGTATCAAAGCAGATTCAAAATACGAATATCAAGTCGAATTCAGCGGTGGAGAACAGTCCGAATGGTTTAATTTCAATTCTTTCCCAGCACAAGGTGAGTCCGGTAAATTCAGTTTTGTTTTTTCTGCCTGTCAAAGAGAGAATTATTTAAGTAATAACATTTATGAGCATATTGAAAAGGAATCCCCGACATTTGTAGCTCTTCTCGGAGATCAAATGTATGGAGATTATGACGGGAATCTTAATAAGCTGGAAGAGTATCTTGAAGATGGCGCTGAAATGCGAAAAGCGAAAGAAGAAGGCGCCGTTATCCTGTCGGACAAGACTATTATGGAAGCATTTCGCAACAAATACCATCGTACTTTTGGTAAGGACTTTCAGAAAATGAGCAGTACTGTTCCTATATTAGCTGTGTGGGACGATCACGATTATGGCAAAGACAACTCTGACGCTACTTATCAATACAAAGAGGAAGCCAAAAAAGCGTTCAAAGAAAATTATCCATCCTATCCATACGAAGTGGAGGATGGAGGAATTTATTACTCATTCTCAATAGCAGATGTGGATGTGTTTGTCCTTGATACAAGGTGGTATCGTTCTCCAATGGAGAATGAAGACGGAGAAAACAAAACAATGCTCGGCGGCGAACAGTTCGCTTGGCTGCTGAATGGTCTGAAGCAATCCCCATCTGCGTTTAAAATAATTTTTTCAAGCGTACCCATGAACGACTACGGCGGTGATACTTCTTCCGGTAGGGAAGGATATGACAGCTGGATGGGCTACAATTACGAACGGAACAAATTAATATCCTTTATAAAAGAAAATAATATTCAGGGCGTTCTTGTTTTTTCAGGAGATCAACATTATCCAAGCGCGCACATTTTAAATTGGCAGTCTCCGTTGACCGCTGTTTCGGAAACAGAATCATCCGTTGATTATTCACTCACGGAAATGGGAACAGCAATTTTCGATTTTTCTGCGTCTCCCTTGAACTATAAAGTTACGACAGGACATCCTCTGATTGCTGAAAATCAGGAAAACCCCGATTTCTCCTATGAAATATACCGCACCGAATGGGCAAAACCGGAAAATAAGATCAAAGACGCTCCGCGAAGAGTTGCATCTGTTTATGGCGTGGCGGAAATAGATACGAAAAGCTCGCCTAAGACGGTTTCCGTAAAATTTCTTGAATTGAATGCTGAGACTTCGGAGTTGGTAGAGCTATATAAAATCAGGTTAACTTTAGAATAG
- a CDS encoding phospholipid carrier-dependent glycosyltransferase → MKRKKKNPIGPIIDKSLSNYSNLIYQLILGFIFVISYSYIFDGKLDLNGDNFKYLNYATSIIDGNGYSSPHTPDFPPTNWFPPGYSTILALAMFITGKKIVLFKIINGLFFLGTVLIFNNLMRRITDDAVFSFSVSLLLLLNSGLLRYSTILMSEMPYLFFSVLAFYCVSKLNDEIKFWNSKYFYGAVLSAVAAYYLRTIGIVLIGAITIHWLIEKRWKTAAGFLAGFSVLYLPWIIRNSIHGIKGRYLGTIMSVNPWRPEEGQISSIGEFVDKMMINFYDTVIKGFSEVLFPFIRLNGFSKLPLFALGIIILATTLFGAWKLKRYRYLFIFYILGNISVFLIWHGGNGARYVWPLASFIAYCFFYGAYNMINILFESRKKKTPEVLAYGILILSLFFIPKLQEMHKAAKHDYHPAYKNYFELADSVKKMGNNDLVIACRKPAMFYYYSNAYVTNYKFSLNDKEVLKHLIDKQVDFVVLEQLGYSSTVRYLYPAIQKNNELFQVKLHLKNPDSYLLSFDAEKAKKKLNL, encoded by the coding sequence ATGAAACGAAAAAAAAAGAATCCTATCGGCCCCATCATTGACAAAAGTTTAAGCAACTATAGCAATCTGATTTATCAACTGATTTTAGGTTTTATCTTTGTTATCTCATACAGCTACATTTTTGATGGTAAGCTTGATTTAAATGGAGACAATTTCAAATACCTGAATTACGCTACTTCAATTATTGACGGCAACGGCTATTCCTCGCCCCATACTCCTGATTTTCCTCCAACCAACTGGTTTCCTCCCGGTTACTCGACCATTCTTGCGCTGGCAATGTTTATTACCGGTAAAAAAATCGTATTATTCAAAATCATAAACGGATTATTTTTTCTGGGGACTGTTTTAATTTTCAATAATCTAATGCGAAGAATCACAGATGATGCCGTTTTCTCTTTTTCTGTCAGCCTCTTACTTTTATTAAATAGTGGTCTTTTGAGATATTCGACCATACTTATGTCAGAAATGCCGTATTTGTTTTTTTCGGTACTTGCCTTTTATTGCGTTTCAAAATTAAATGATGAAATAAAGTTTTGGAATTCAAAATATTTTTACGGTGCAGTTTTGTCTGCCGTGGCTGCGTATTACCTGAGAACTATAGGAATCGTTCTTATTGGAGCTATAACCATACATTGGCTTATTGAAAAGAGATGGAAAACGGCTGCCGGGTTTTTAGCCGGTTTTTCTGTATTGTATCTCCCCTGGATTATCAGGAATTCTATACATGGCATCAAAGGTAGATACCTTGGAACGATAATGTCCGTTAATCCATGGAGACCGGAGGAAGGGCAAATTAGTTCGATAGGTGAGTTCGTTGACAAGATGATGATAAATTTTTATGATACTGTAATTAAGGGGTTCAGTGAAGTGCTTTTTCCTTTTATTCGATTAAATGGATTTTCCAAACTTCCGCTGTTTGCATTGGGGATAATAATTTTAGCCACAACACTGTTCGGCGCCTGGAAACTTAAACGTTACCGATACCTTTTTATCTTTTATATTTTAGGAAACATTTCCGTTTTTCTTATATGGCATGGAGGAAATGGCGCAAGGTATGTATGGCCATTGGCATCTTTTATTGCATACTGTTTTTTTTACGGGGCATACAATATGATAAACATACTTTTTGAAAGCCGAAAAAAGAAAACACCGGAAGTATTGGCTTACGGTATATTAATCCTTTCCTTGTTTTTTATACCAAAACTTCAGGAAATGCATAAAGCAGCTAAACATGACTATCATCCTGCTTATAAGAATTACTTTGAATTAGCCGATAGTGTTAAAAAAATGGGAAATAATGATTTGGTAATAGCATGCAGGAAGCCGGCTATGTTCTATTATTACTCGAATGCCTACGTTACGAATTATAAATTTAGCCTGAATGACAAAGAAGTTCTAAAGCATCTTATTGACAAACAAGTCGATTTTGTTGTTTTAGAGCAATTAGGCTATAGCTCTACAGTTAGATACTTATATCCGGCCATACAGAAGAATAACGAATTATTTCAAGTCAAATTGCACTTAAAAAACCCGGACTCTTACTTACTCTCTTTTGACGCCGAAAAAGCTAAGAAAAAATTGAATCTTTAA